In Gadus chalcogrammus isolate NIFS_2021 chromosome 1, NIFS_Gcha_1.0, whole genome shotgun sequence, the sequence catcatcatcatcattatcatcatcatcatcatcatcgtcgtcgccatcatcatcctcatcttcgTCCTGGTCGCCGTGGGCCCTCAGGTCTGCTCCAGCCACTCGGCCCGCTTGGGGGCCTTGCAGGTGTGCGTGTCCACCGCCTCCTCGCAGTCCTTGCACTCCACGGCGCAGCACCACTTGAACTTGCACTCGCACTTGGTGATGCGCTTCTCCCGCGTGGTGTCGTAGCCCCGCCCACAGCACATCACCTCGCAGCCGTCGGTGCCGCGCGACGTCTTGTTGCACACGCGGCCCGCCGTGCCAAGGGAACCTGCGGAGAAACCGGAAGAGGGCGGTCAGAGGTCGGCCCCCCAGATCACGGGAGGTACATCGGCCCCATAACCACTGTCACCGGGACTGACTGTCCTGATGGGGTCTGCAGGCCGTTAACGTGCAGTGTCGCTCATGGTCCAACACAGGCATAATGAAACACCACTGAGGTTCTAACgctggtaaatggtaaatggactgcattaagTCTGCGCTTTTCTAAGAACAGGCCACTCAAATACTTTACAAAATTGCCTaagattcacccattcatgcaaacgttcacacaccgacggcggagtcagccatgcaaggcgacagccagctcggtgggagcagtcagggtgaggtgtctgaCTCAGGGGCACCTCGGCactccggggatcgaactagcaacctcccggtGACCAGtgaacctgctctacctcctgagccacatgcctccACAGTTGGGAGTGTACGGCAACATGAAGAACTACACCTGTTCACTGACTGAACATCCTTCACAGAGTTATACCTGATGTAAATAAACACCTAATCCAACtgtcttttttaataaaaagcGCTGAACAGAGAGAAGACCTTCCAAAGGTCTTAATAGAAATCCCCTGAGCTCAGCCCATTGATGTGTCTGCGCTGGTTGTTACCTAACCCACTGGCATGTTGTCTGTGTCTTGCATGGATGTCATCCCCACAGAGATTAAGGGACGGTATTTGGTGGGACAAGTGCCCCGATGGAACTGCTGTCTATCACAACAAGCTGCCCTTTAGAATaacagacccacacacgcaaCTATGCACTGTTGGTACAGCGCCCTATACTTACACCGCCTTTTTCCCAAGCCAGGGCTCCCTTTGAAGCCATgctctgtgtgtgggtatgtgtgtgacaGGGTTAAATGGACACTGGAgcgtgacagacagacagacaggcactcaaacacacacacacagaaacacacacacgcacacacacacacacacactggggcccACTCTGCCCTCCAGCTACGCTCGGACccggccgagagagagagaagggtatgagaaagagagagagattgagagagagagagagagagagtgagagagagagagagagagagagagagagagagagagagagagagagagagagagagagagagagagagagagagagggagagagagtgagagagagagagtgagagagagagagagagagagagagagagagagagagagagagagagagagagagagagagagagagtgagagagagagagaagagtgagagagagagagagagagagagagagagtgagagagagagagagagagagagagagagagagagagagagagagagagagagagagagagagagagacactgtgaTGGACAGAGGATAAAAATGAGCTGCATGTGTCCCTAGGCGGTGGATTCCACCGGAAGGGTTgtatggttgtttgtttgtgtgtgtcttggggcggggggtggggggggggggggggggggacgaccaATTGTAGCCATCATAAGCTGAAGGAAAAATGTTGCTAGAAACGGTCAGAAGTCGAATTGAAGGGGATTCAAATAAGTTAGTACTGTGAACCGGCCTAGTAGCGTGTGACGaagttggtgtctgtgtgtgcgtgtgtgagtgtgtaagaagggagggggaggaggtgggtctgtgtgtatgggtgggagtgcatgtgtgtgtatgagatgtCAGAAGAATGAGGGGGTCAGGTGGTCACAGAGCCCCATGTCCCCAGGGCGTAGAGACATTAGCTTCCACAGACATCACAGGCCTACCTGCTGTGTTATTTATCTAACACCATgcacccccccgacacacacacacacacacacacacacacacacacacacacacacacacacacacacacacacacacacacacacacacacacacacacacacacacacacacacacacacacagacacacacacacgtcaagcatcaacacatccaacacaaacacacacacacacaaacgtcaaacatcaacacagacacagacacacatacacactcacacacacacacacacagacacacacgtcaagcatcaacacattcaacacacacacacaaacacacccccacacacacacagcaatacaTCACCCAGTCGGGGGGTGATCCATCTACGTCCATGGGAAAGCTCTTTTTAGTCCTTTTGTCTTCTACCCCccgcccaccacacacacacacacacacacacacacacacacacacacacacacacacacacacacacacacacacacacacacacacacacacacacacacacacacacacacacaccagccccccTCTTCCCGTCTCACTACCAACCTGCCGACTTATCCTGCAGACAGTAATCGGGGGAGTTCTCAAAGTAGACCAGGTCGTTCTTGGTGGGCTTGCGGAAGGCCTTGTTGGCCACAGTGAAGCCGGTGCCGTCCTGGTTCATGGTCACCTCGATGGCGCCGTTGTACTTCCTCCTCAGGTAGTCGCCCGTCTTCCTGAAGTCCGCCATGGCCATCCAGCAGGTCCGCAGGGCACAGGAGCCGCTCACGCCGTGGCACTTGCACTCCAGCTTCATGAAGCGCTTCACCGCCTGTGTGGGGGAGCGTGGGacgggtgagagggtgagtgctCGTAGCCGGGTCACCTCGTTGGGGCTGGACGCCGCCCTCGGCGTGCCGGTGTGGAGCTGCAGACCGGGTcagaagcctgtgtgtgtgtgagggatgcAACTCCACGCCAACCCAACCACACTGAgaagattaaattaaattaaattaaattaaattaaattaaattaaattaaattaaattaaattaaattgtatttttacagcccttaaaggtcccatggcatgctactttaatgatgcttttatataggtgttagtgggactaatatattaatacaaatactAATGCAGTATTTGAAAAcattcaagaaattcagccttggtgctgaattacagccactacgagccagtaccacaatgagctttccacaagcGTGCTgtttttttagaggcgggtcaaggtggaggaagggggtgtggccctgagcagcttgcggccacagAACCATGCGCTAGTGTTTAACAgtagatgtatcgcaatggctcggattcataatatcatccggaggcgcacacagcttttggccgtgttctgtaaatattctagaacactccgggtgctccggcgggagtcctggagctctatatctaaataatataatataatatatagatatctatataatataatatatattatcacggccaataCATATTATGAGACACCCGATTTGGTTCCCCATCGGGATTCCTGTTCCCCGTCGAAACGCCATGTTAACTGACTCTGCCCACAGGACCAACCCAGAACCACTGGTTCTACGCAAAGTGAAGTGGTGCAAAATGATTGACGAGTTGCGTGAGATTGCACGTGAAAACGAGATTCCGCTATTATTTTGTTCTCCTGTTATTTGATTCCACAACAGTACCCTACACATTTATAGATGTGTTGTGACGGCTGTGTGGCGCCGTGTTCAGCGCGTACCGGGCCACGGACGGACGCAAGATCACAAGGACGCAAGGACACGAGGACGCAAGGACACAAGGACACGAGGACACGAGGACACGAGGACGGGAGGACGGGATGCTTACGGCTCGGCCACAGCGGTTGTTGTGCAGGTTCATGAGCGCCCGGGCGTCGCGCACCGCCCTCTCCTTGGCGTCGATGAACACCTTGGCGAACTTGATCCCGTAGTTGATGTTGTCGCTGCAGCCGCCCCAGTCGAAGTCGCCCCGGTCGTCGCTGGCCCGGCCGCGCTTCTGGGGGTCGCAGCTGCAGGTCTTCAGCTCGCCCTGACTGCAGGCGCGGGTCAGAGCGTACACCACGCCCGCCGAGGACACCGCGTACACAAACGCCGCCTCACGGCTGCCTGCGTggtcgggagggagggagggagggagggagggagggaggcatggagggatgggagggagggagggagggagggaggcatggagggatgggagggagggagggagggagggagggagggagggagggagggagtgagggagggagggagggaggcatggagggatggagggaagacagggaggaagggagggagggaatgagggaggaagagagggaaggtgggagggtgagtgggaggaagagaaggagggagagagggattgaaggagggagggagggagggagggatggatggatgggagggagggagggagggagggagggatggagggagggagggagggagggagggagggagggagggagggagggagggagggggggaagggtgggaggcaatgagggaggaagagagggaatgagggagggagggagggagggagggaggaagagagggagggagggagggagggagggagggagggagggagggagggagggagggagggagggagggagggagggggggaggaaccaAGGAACGAATGATGGTGGAAGGGTAAAGAAAGAGACATGTTAGACCAAAGGCCTTTCGGAACACGAATCATATCTGAGTACCTTCAAAGAGACATAAAGATCTAAAATTGACTTTCTTCGTACTTGTGAttatcttacacacacacacacacacacacacgcacacgcacacacacacacacacacacacacacacacacacacacacacacacacacacacacacacgcacacacacacacacacgcacgcacacacacacacacacacacacacacacacacacacacacaccacacacacacacacacacacaaacacacacacacacacacacacacacacacaaacccagagcCCCTTCAGGCTCAATAGTCCAGCTGACGGGGGCATATCAGGCTTGGTATGGAGACTAAGACAGCTCTGTTTAAATATTAGCATGGAGATAATCCTAGCAGTGAGGCTCTCCTCTGCTCACATAAATTGTTTAAAGACAGGCACAGTGATACCCCATTAATCTGCGCCACAATGATGTCATGACACCATCTAGCATCGCTATTCACTATTTGCTATTCACATCTGTTCTCCTGTTCTGCTCGCTGCACCGCCTCGGAACATGACTCACCCACCATGTGACcagacatatatatagataaggGCTCGGAAAGCATGGACCCGAGAACAGCCCAGGTACGGCCAGCCACCCCAGGGACCCGCCTGTAGGTGAAGTCCTCCGAGGCCCACACTGCTCAAGTTTTTTCTTGACCTCTTGGGGGCTAGGATCAGGGAGGTGTCTCAAAGATATGGCCtcttaagccctttgagactgtaccggcgctaatttttttttggaattgaattgaatttaaccTGCTGTTTATGGGGATTCTACTGCATGAGCACGCAGGATTGCTGAGGGTGTTGCTTGAATCCCATTGTTCTCTCAACAATACAAGTCAGACTCTTTGGGGGATTGAAAGAGAAACTGGGAAGGGACTGAACTGAACACGGACTGACTCTCTAAACCCCCATGAACCTTGAAGAGGCCCGCGGGGATGTTGTTGTGTTGTCATCCTTCAACCTGCCATGACTGCCTGCCGGCAAGAAAATCTCTATAAATATTTACATCTACATTACTGTTTATTGCTctctaacacacatacacacgcacacacacacacacacacacacacacacacacaccacacactcacacacacacacacacacacacacacacacacacacacacacacacacacacgcacgcacacacacacaaccacaagtGCTGTATCTGCTACTTGTGTCTGAGCATCGGCGGCCCAcacaaatgagagagagagagagagagagagagagagagagagagagagagagagagagagagagagagagagagagagagagagagagagagagagagacagagagagagagaggcagagaatcagagagaaagggagagagacagagaaagacaaaggGAGCCAGACACCAACACTCCCAAGACACACCACAGTGTTTTAACGCCAAAGAGATGTGGGCCTTGTTGCTCCGCGTTGAAGATGCACTGGTCGATGTGATCTGTAACCAGATATCCACTTTCCAACATCTTTGATTTTAGTCAAGCAAGACGTTGAAGTAAtgcctcttttcctctctctctctctctctcctctctctctctctctctccaccggcCATATTCCGGTAAAGCCCTAACAAGGACTTTAGAGGTAGTCTCGTTTTTGGGAGTTTGTCCTACCAGCTTCACTTTCTCCCATCCCAGAGCGGTCATTCAACTCTCTGGtggttcatgcatttgtttggaAAAGACGAGTTTGTGAAGAACTGCTGTTTGCAAGATGAAAATCATTCTTTTTAATGGACCAGTAGTTGTGGCTTTGGATTCACAGTCCTCTGGTATTCGTGCCGTAAATCTTCAGATCTTGTGGTTTGGTCCACCCCATTGAGAAGCATTTTCAGAATTTGACATTTTTGTCCAAACAAAGAAAGGTTGGAGATGCTGCCAATAAAAACGATTATCTAATTTGCACAATGCGTGTTATTAAAATGAGTCAAGATTTAAAGAGACTGGTTGGCCAAACATTCTGACAATTCCATCTCTGATGCATTACAGGAAAACTGATTCATCCATGAGACGACGGATCAGTTTTCTTGAACAGGCCATTTCTTTACAAAGGCAGAAAGCACGCCAAATATCTTCTGTGCTTCTGGAGAATACCAAGGCATATTGAAGAACCGACACTGCTTGTCTAATAGCAAACATTTGGAAGCCATTTGTAGTTGTAGAAGCTAGGTGCCACTGAAAGCGCTGTGCTAGTTCCCCCAGTGGCAGCTAGGACCCCCCGGTGGTGAAGCTCATGCCTGAGGGACTGGCACAGACAGACCCTCTGGGGACCTGTCTGTGCCTTTCAGTGGTCGGATGCAAAAAGACCGGTCCCCGTTCAAAGTGAATGGGAAAACGATGATTACAATTTTTAGAATATAAAGCAAACACACTATTTCCTTTGTTCGGTTCAGTCCTCAGGAGCTGGTTAATCTTCATGTTCAGTATTGGCAAAAACAAGACTACGGCCGCTGCCTCTGAGACGGTTGTGTTTATTGATGAGGCGTCTCACATGAGTCCATTAGCGCCTGTAAACACGGCCCTCGTTGTGTCTCCTCCGAGACTAGAGATAAACGGAGTAAGCTGCTGGCGGTGAGGAGGAAACGTACACCCCTAGCCTCTACTCTGTCCTATccacacgcacgcgtgcacacagacgcacaaacacacacacaaacacacgcacgcacgccgacacacacacacacacacacacacagacacacacgcacacacacacacacacacacacacacacacacacacacacacacacacacacacacacacacacacacacacacacacacacacacacacacacacacacacacacacacacacacacacaccggcacatgAATACTCACTGCGTAGCATGACGCGTCCGAACACGGTGTGGTCGCGGTCCAGCGTGCTGCAGTTCCAGCGGTGGTGTCTGAACTGGTGCTGGCACTCCCTGATCCACTCCTTGGCCCCCTCCCCGATGGACTGCATGATGTCCGGGTGCCGCTGGCACAGCTGCCGCTGCTTGTTCACCAGCCCCGGGATGTTGTCGCAGATCACCCGGGCGCCCAGGGCTCCGATGTACCTGCAGGTGGACAGTGGTGCAGGTTTAGCTCCCCTGTCGTCCTGATGGTGAGAGACAGTCCCCAGAGTGGTGACCAGGAGGGTTTGGATCGGGAGTTCACTAAGACAAGGTTCAACTCTGTTATTATTCCCTAAAGGAAATCTGATCTGATCTCATGTCATTGATAAATCTGATTATCAATGACAatgacaatgacacacacacacacacacacacacacacacacacacacacacacacacacacacacacacacacacacacacacacacacacacacacacacacacacacacacacacacacacacacacacacacgtcctccgTGCCCCACTATCGTCCCAATATGTAAGCCTCTTTCGAAATAGAGAATAGACTGGTATTTCTCTCCTGCTTCATTCCCTTCCCACTATCCCAGAGGTATATCCTTAGCTTTCCTCGGGGTTGGGTTCTTTTCATTTGCTTCAGTCTCACACCGGCTGTGCACAGCCCTCGCCACACCAATAGTGAGGAAACGCGTGCGATTGTCTTTGACTTATTCTGATGGTTAGtttaggaaacacacacaaacacacacacacacacacacacacacacacacacaccacacacacacacacacacacacacacacacacacacacacacacacacacacacacacacacacacacaccaactcacagCGTTGTGAATAGCGTGGAGAGTGGTAGTAACAGCCCTTTATGAGTCAGAGTTCACCACACTTAACAGTGTAAGGTTTTTAAGCGAGAAAAGGGGCTGGAAACCATTGACTCTGTTCTCCAAATAAATAAGTACTTAACCTCTCACCAGAcctgagtgtatatgtgtgtgtaagtgcttgtgtatgtgtgtgtgtgtgtgtgagtgtgtgagtgtgtgtgtgtgtgtgtgtgtgtgtgtgtgtgtgtgtgtgtgtgtgtgtgtgtgtgtgtgtgtgtgtgtgtgtgtgtgtgtgtgtgtgtgtgtgtgtgtgtgtgtgtgtgtgtgtgtgtgtggggggccagtcaggttctttgtgtgtgtgtgtgtgtgtgtgtggggggggggggggtcagggagcTGGTATCTGTGTGGTCGTGTTTTATTAGCAGTGGTCTATAGGTGacctggaggggagggagacagacacagtgATCATCAAAGCCAGAGCAGTGTTTCACActacattatctctctctctctctctctctctctctctctctcctctctctctctcctctctctccctctctccctctctccctctctctctctctctctctctctctctctctctctctctctctcgctctctctctctctctctctctctctctctctctctcgctctctctctctccccttgtctcAGAGATCTGGGAGTACCTGTGGGGTTTTATTGGTTAGTAAATCATTTTCTGCACAACTGAAACTGTTTGCTGTGAATCCCCTCACTACTGCTGATGCAGTGTCGTGGATTGGgaaggacaacacacacacacacgcacacacacacacacacacacacacacacacacacacacacacacacacacacacacacacacacacacacacacacacacacacacacacacacacacacacacacacacacacacacacacacacacacacatacacacacacaaaggtccaTGGGAAGATCCAAAGGGAGGGAATGGGGTTAACATGTTTCTTTGAGGGCATTGCAGTTGCAACTGTTCAATATAGACATTTCCCTCAAGACTGGCAGGTGGCCCACaccacgcacaacacacacacacacacacacacacacacacacacacacacacacacacacacacacacacacacaaacacacacacacacacacacacacacacacacacccacacacatacacacactcacacacacacacacacacacacacacacacacacacacacacacacacacacacacacacacacacacacacacacacacacacacacacacccaaacacacaccacctttTTGTCTTCCTTGTTGTTTTTAATGGATCATCTGCATCCCTTTGCACATTCTTGGGAAGTCGCTACAAAGACGAACCGAGGGTTAACGATGTTTAATAGAAACAAGTTGAGTGAAATCTTGGGCTCTGCTATTATAAACCTCTCTGACACACAAAGGTTCTGGGCGAGCAACCAGCGAGAGTGCAACCTTATTGTGCCCTGCCGTGCACCTacaccccagacacacacacagacacacacacacacacacacacacacacacacacacacacacacacacacacacacacacacacacacacacacacacacaaacacacacacacacacactactccttCTTAACTTGCTTTTAATCTACACAAACTATTAAACATTCCTATGAGcgtacccccacacacaggcacttcTCCAATAAACACATCCTCACACAGATGGACATCTTCAAAGTATGATGTTGCACACGCAACATACTTTCCCCTGAATGACTTTGGGCTGTTTCAGTGAAGGATAGGCTGGTTGGTTTGTGAACGGGCATATATGTACAAATGGGTGGGattttgtgtgagtttgtgatgtgtgcgtgtgtgtgtgtgtgtttgtttgtgcgtgtatgtgtgtgtgcgtatgtgtgtgtgtgtgtgtgtgtgtgtgtgtgtgtgtgtgtgtgtgtgtgtgtgtgtgtgtgtgtgtgtgtgtgtgtgtgtgtgtgtgtgtgtgtccgtgtctatgtgtgcctgtgtgtgcgtgtgtgtgcgtgtctatgtgtttgtgtgtgtgtttgtgtgtgtgtttgtgtgtgtaagtgtgtgtgtaagtgtgtgtgtggtggtataCTATGGCTGTTCTCTGACTAATGGAGGCTCTAGCCGAACTGAATGCGCCCGGCCAATAACGCCAAACTAAATTAATTTACCGCTCTTATTATCGCTCCGTCAGGCCAACCACTGACATGACACACGGGACATCAAATGACGGGACTCATTCAGATCATCATTGTTTAGGCTATTGAGGTGTTTGCACAGCATGACTAAATGATTTTCGATATGATACTGTCACCTTTGAATGGTAAACTAATAGTTAAATGAGAGATAGAAGGCCTGCAATTGATAAACAAAATGCAATGACGGATTTGTGGTCATTAGGTCATCTATACCATCTCTTAAATCTAGTAATATTAATGAACTGCAGTCTGGAACCTTGGACATGATTCGGGCACGacattgacaaaaaaaaaaaattgctaaAATTCACAACTATTGTTGTTAGCGACTAGGACAGGACCTTGATGGCACATGTTTTGTACCGTAGGCCTACCGCAAATCATACTTTTAGAGAAATATTTGAGAAATTGAATTAGTTCACATTAGCCTATATGCAGTTCGATCTTTTACCCTTTCTATCATGAGTGAGATTCCCGGAACTTCTATCCTTGTGATTTATATTAGCTTGAAATAATTCTTTAAATcacattattatttgtattattatcattattatagatattattattattatcattattattattattattatgattattattattaataataataacaataatgataataaatcaATATCGATATCGTAATGTATTATAAttaccattattattaatattatcatttaaattgatattattattataattattattattatgattattatattatttccaGTATAATATTGGCCATAGCCTTATCTGTGTCGGGCTGTTGACCCAGAcgtgtgaggaagaggagaggaagaggcgaAGCTCACCACCACGACGAGTCCACGCGCGGCgtcaccaccagcagcagcaggacgcACGCGCAGTAAATCCGCGTGCTGGCGCCGGAGCCCTCGCAGGACGTCCCGctcctgcccctgcccctgcccctagGGGCAGACCGGACCCCCGAGGACCGTAAGCTCCCGAGCCCGGCTCCCCGAGAGCTCGCCACCT encodes:
- the LOC130380310 gene encoding protein Wnt-2b-A; protein product: MFGLNKVASSRGAGLGSLRSSGVRSAPRGRGRGRSGTSCEGSGASTRIYCACVLLLLVVTPRVDSSWWYIGALGARVICDNIPGLVNKQRQLCQRHPDIMQSIGEGAKEWIRECQHQFRHHRWNCSTLDRDHTVFGRVMLRSSREAAFVYAVSSAGVVYALTRACSQGELKTCSCDPQKRGRASDDRGDFDWGGCSDNINYGIKFAKVFIDAKERAVRDARALMNLHNNRCGRAAVKRFMKLECKCHGVSGSCALRTCWMAMADFRKTGDYLRRKYNGAIEVTMNQDGTGFTVANKAFRKPTKNDLVYFENSPDYCLQDKSAGSLGTAGRVCNKTSRGTDGCEVMCCGRGYDTTREKRITKCECKFKWCCAVECKDCEEAVDTHTCKAPKRAEWLEQT